In Salmonella enterica subsp. enterica serovar Typhimurium str. LT2, a single window of DNA contains:
- a CDS encoding putative outer membrane protein (similar to E. coli putative transcriptional regulator (AAC76251.1); Blastp hit to AAC76251.1 (238 aa), 31% identity in aa 5 - 238), producing the protein MKKLLIATSVIIGLSTSAQAVESTAVLKLTGVLTNGACIPELSDGGVVDFGTKAVSDLLPTQTNQLGYKDITLTIQCLAPAKVGWVATDNHGDSATTLTIDNATFGGQNNRIPNYQLGLGTTADGIKIGAYGLSIDANNSTADGVKTKMVASNDSNPGVWALASNEYVALTNTFPTRTTYSVGDGNGPVAFTTATFPIRVAAAIQGTDTLAITDNTTLDGQATFTLVYL; encoded by the coding sequence ATGAAAAAATTATTAATAGCGACCTCTGTCATAATAGGATTATCAACTTCAGCGCAAGCGGTTGAATCCACTGCTGTATTAAAACTGACTGGCGTTTTAACCAACGGCGCATGTATACCAGAGTTAAGTGATGGTGGCGTTGTAGATTTCGGTACTAAGGCCGTTAGCGATCTGCTGCCAACTCAGACGAATCAACTGGGATACAAAGATATAACACTCACGATTCAGTGCCTTGCACCGGCAAAAGTTGGCTGGGTCGCTACCGACAATCATGGCGATTCGGCGACAACGCTGACTATCGATAACGCAACATTTGGCGGTCAGAACAATAGAATACCAAACTATCAGCTAGGCCTGGGTACAACAGCAGATGGTATCAAGATTGGTGCATACGGCCTCTCCATAGACGCGAATAATTCGACCGCCGATGGAGTTAAGACGAAGATGGTAGCGTCAAATGATTCGAATCCTGGTGTCTGGGCTTTAGCATCAAACGAATACGTTGCGCTTACAAATACATTTCCAACCCGCACTACATATAGTGTCGGCGATGGAAATGGCCCCGTTGCTTTTACCACCGCAACATTTCCTATACGCGTAGCTGCCGCTATACAGGGAACGGACACACTGGCTATTACCGATAACACCACGCTTGATGGTCAGGCGACCTTTACACTCGTATATCTGTAA
- the yjjK gene encoding putative transport protein (ABC superfamily (atp_bind); similar to E. coli putative ATP-binding component of a transport system (AAC77344.1); Blastp hit to AAC77344.1 (555 aa), 97% identity in aa 1 - 555), which produces MAQFVYTMHRVGKVVPPKRHILKNISLSFFPGAKIGVLGLNGAGKSTLLRIMAGLDKDIEGEARPQPGIKIGYLPQEPQLNPEHTVRESIEEAVSEVVNALKRLDEVYALYADPDADFDKLAAEQGRLEEIIQAHDGHNLNVQLERAADALRLPDWDAKVEKLSGGERRRVALCRLLLEKPDMLLLDEPTNHLDAESVAWLERFLHDFEGTVVAITHDRYFLDNVAGWILELDRGEGIPWEGNYSSWLEQKDQRLAQEASAEAARRKSIEKELEWVRQGAKGRQSKGKARLARFEELNSVEYQKRNETNELFIPPGPRLGDKVIEVSNLRKSYGDRVLIDDLSFSVPKGAIVGIIGPNGAGKSTLFRMMSGQEQPDSGTITLGETVKLASVDQFRDAMDNSKTVWEEVSGGLDIMKIGNTEMPSRAYVGRFNFKGVDQGKRVGELSGGERGRLHLAKLLQVGGNVLLLDEPTNDLDIETLRALENALLEFPGCAMVISHDRWFLDRIATHILDYQDEGKVEFFEGNFTEYEEYKKRTLGAEALEPKRIKYKRIAK; this is translated from the coding sequence GTGGCTCAATTCGTTTATACCATGCATCGTGTCGGCAAAGTGGTTCCGCCGAAACGTCATATTCTGAAAAACATCTCGCTGAGCTTCTTCCCTGGCGCCAAAATCGGCGTGCTGGGCCTTAACGGCGCCGGTAAGTCTACCCTGCTGCGCATCATGGCGGGGCTCGATAAAGATATCGAGGGCGAAGCGCGCCCGCAGCCCGGCATTAAGATTGGCTACCTGCCGCAGGAACCTCAGCTAAACCCGGAACACACGGTACGCGAGTCGATTGAAGAGGCCGTTTCGGAAGTGGTTAACGCCCTCAAACGTCTGGATGAAGTGTACGCGCTGTATGCCGATCCGGATGCCGACTTCGACAAGCTGGCCGCAGAGCAGGGCCGACTTGAAGAGATTATCCAGGCGCACGACGGTCATAATCTGAACGTGCAGCTTGAGCGCGCTGCTGACGCTCTGCGTCTGCCGGACTGGGATGCCAAAGTCGAAAAACTGTCCGGCGGCGAGCGCCGTCGCGTGGCGCTGTGCCGTCTGTTGCTGGAAAAGCCGGACATGCTGCTGCTCGACGAACCCACCAACCACCTGGATGCCGAATCTGTTGCGTGGCTGGAACGTTTCCTGCACGACTTCGAAGGTACCGTCGTGGCGATTACCCACGACCGTTACTTCCTCGATAACGTCGCCGGCTGGATTCTGGAACTTGACCGCGGCGAAGGTATTCCGTGGGAAGGCAACTACTCCTCCTGGCTGGAGCAGAAAGATCAGCGTCTGGCGCAGGAAGCGTCTGCCGAAGCGGCGCGCCGTAAATCCATTGAGAAAGAGCTGGAGTGGGTGCGTCAGGGCGCGAAAGGCCGTCAGTCGAAAGGTAAGGCGCGTCTGGCTCGCTTTGAAGAACTGAACAGCGTTGAGTATCAGAAACGTAACGAAACCAACGAACTGTTTATTCCACCAGGACCGCGTCTGGGCGACAAAGTCATTGAAGTCAGCAACCTGCGTAAATCCTACGGCGACCGCGTACTGATCGACGACCTGAGCTTCTCGGTGCCGAAAGGCGCTATCGTCGGGATCATCGGGCCAAACGGCGCGGGTAAATCGACCCTGTTCCGCATGATGTCCGGTCAGGAGCAGCCCGATAGCGGCACCATTACGCTGGGTGAAACCGTCAAGCTGGCCTCGGTCGATCAGTTCCGCGACGCGATGGACAACAGCAAAACCGTCTGGGAAGAAGTGTCCGGCGGGCTGGATATCATGAAGATCGGCAACACTGAAATGCCAAGCCGCGCCTATGTAGGCCGCTTCAACTTCAAAGGCGTCGATCAGGGCAAACGCGTTGGCGAACTGTCCGGCGGTGAGCGCGGTCGTTTGCATCTGGCGAAGCTGCTGCAGGTGGGCGGCAACGTCCTGCTGCTCGACGAACCGACGAACGACCTGGATATCGAAACCCTGCGCGCGCTGGAAAACGCCCTGCTGGAGTTCCCTGGCTGCGCGATGGTTATCTCGCACGACCGTTGGTTCCTTGACCGTATCGCCACCCACATTCTGGATTATCAGGATGAAGGTAAGGTGGAATTCTTCGAAGGCAACTTTACCGAATACGAAGAGTACAAGAAACGCACGCTGGGCGCCGAGGCGCTGGAGCCGAAGCGTATCAAGTACAAGCGTATTGCCAAATAA
- the serB gene encoding 3-phosphoserine phosphatase (similar to E. coli 3-phosphoserine phosphatase (AAC77341.1); Blastp hit to AAC77341.1 (322 aa), 93% identity in aa 1 - 322) — protein MPNITWCDLPEDVSLWPGLPLSLSGDEVMPLDYHAGRSGWLLYGRGLDKQRLTQYQTKLGAAMVIVAAWCVEDYQVIRLAGSLTPRATRLAHEAQLDVAPLGKIPHLRTPGLLVMDMDSTAIQIECIDEIAKLAGTGEKVAEVTERAMRGELDFTASLRSRVATLKGADADILRQVRGNLPLMPGLTQLVLKLEALGWKIAIASGGFTFFADYLRDQLRLTAAVANELEIMDGKFTGHVIGDIVDAEYKANTLLRLAQEHDIPLAQTVAIGDGANDLPMIKAAGLGIAFHAKPKVNEKTEITIRHADLMGVFCILSGSMNQK, from the coding sequence ATGCCTAACATTACCTGGTGCGATCTGCCTGAAGATGTCTCTTTATGGCCTGGTTTGCCTCTTTCTTTAAGCGGCGACGAGGTGATGCCTCTGGATTACCATGCAGGCCGCAGCGGTTGGCTGCTGTATGGGCGCGGGCTGGATAAGCAGCGTTTAACTCAATATCAGACCAAACTGGGCGCCGCAATGGTGATTGTCGCCGCCTGGTGCGTGGAGGATTATCAGGTCATTCGTCTGGCGGGGTCGCTGACGCCGCGTGCGACGCGGCTGGCGCATGAGGCGCAGCTGGATGTCGCGCCGCTGGGTAAAATTCCGCATCTGCGCACGCCGGGGCTGCTGGTGATGGATATGGATTCCACGGCGATCCAAATTGAGTGTATCGATGAAATCGCGAAGCTGGCCGGTACCGGTGAGAAGGTGGCTGAAGTGACGGAGCGCGCGATGCGCGGCGAGCTTGATTTTACCGCCAGCCTGCGCAGCCGCGTGGCGACGCTGAAAGGCGCGGATGCCGATATTTTGCGACAGGTGCGCGGGAATCTGCCGCTAATGCCAGGATTAACGCAGTTGGTGCTAAAACTGGAAGCGCTCGGCTGGAAAATCGCTATCGCCTCCGGCGGCTTCACTTTCTTCGCCGACTATCTGCGTGACCAGCTACGTCTGACGGCGGCAGTCGCCAATGAACTGGAGATCATGGACGGTAAATTTACCGGCCACGTTATCGGCGATATTGTGGATGCTGAGTATAAAGCCAATACCTTGCTTCGTCTGGCGCAAGAGCATGACATCCCGCTGGCGCAGACGGTGGCGATTGGCGACGGCGCTAACGATCTGCCAATGATCAAAGCGGCAGGGTTAGGTATTGCCTTCCATGCCAAGCCAAAAGTAAACGAAAAGACGGAGATTACGATCCGCCACGCTGACCTGATGGGCGTGTTTTGCATTCTCTCCGGCAGCATGAACCAGAAATGA
- the radA gene encoding putative ATP-dependent protease (DNA repair protein; DNA repair protein RADA. (SW:RADA_SALTY)), with translation MAKAPKRAFVCNECGADYPRWQGQCSACHAWNTITEVRLAASPTVARNERLSGYAGSAGVSKVQKLSDISLEELPRFSTGFKEFDRVLGGGVVPGSAILIGGNPGAGKSTLLLQTLCKLAEQMKTLYVTGEESLQQVAMRAHRLGLPTANLNMLSETSIEQICLIAEEEQPKLMVIDSIQVMHMADIQSSPGSVAQVRETAAYLTRFAKTRGVAIVMVGHVTKDGSLAGPKVLEHCIDCSVLLDGDADSRFRTLRSHKNRFGAVNELGVFAMTEQGLREVSNPSAIFLSRGDEVTSGSSVMVVWEGTRPLLVEIQALVDHSMMANPRRVAVGLEQNRLAILLAVLHRHGGLQMSDQDVFVNVVGGVKVTETSADLALLLAMVSSLRDRPLPQDLVVFGEVGLAGEIRPVPSGQERISEAAKHGFRRAIVPAANVPKKPPEGMLVFGVKKLADALSVFDDL, from the coding sequence GTGGCAAAAGCTCCCAAACGCGCCTTTGTTTGTAATGAATGTGGTGCCGATTACCCACGCTGGCAGGGGCAATGCAGCGCCTGCCATGCCTGGAACACCATTACCGAGGTGCGCCTTGCCGCGTCGCCGACGGTGGCGCGTAACGAACGTCTGAGCGGATACGCCGGCAGTGCGGGCGTATCAAAAGTGCAGAAACTGTCTGACATCAGTCTTGAGGAACTGCCGCGCTTTTCTACCGGTTTTAAAGAGTTTGACCGCGTGCTGGGCGGCGGGGTGGTACCCGGCAGCGCCATTTTGATTGGCGGTAACCCCGGCGCGGGCAAATCAACGTTGCTGCTGCAAACGCTGTGCAAGCTCGCCGAGCAGATGAAAACGCTGTACGTCACCGGCGAAGAGTCGCTACAGCAGGTGGCGATGCGTGCGCACCGTCTCGGCCTGCCGACCGCTAATCTGAATATGCTCTCCGAAACCAGCATCGAGCAGATCTGCCTGATAGCGGAAGAAGAACAGCCGAAACTGATGGTGATCGACTCTATACAGGTGATGCATATGGCGGATATCCAGTCGTCGCCAGGCAGCGTCGCCCAGGTCCGCGAAACGGCAGCCTACCTGACGCGCTTCGCCAAAACGCGCGGCGTGGCGATCGTGATGGTCGGCCACGTCACCAAAGACGGGTCGCTGGCGGGGCCGAAAGTGCTGGAACACTGTATCGATTGCTCAGTATTGCTCGACGGCGACGCTGATTCTCGTTTCCGCACGCTGCGCAGCCACAAAAACCGCTTTGGCGCAGTCAATGAGCTGGGCGTCTTCGCCATGACCGAACAGGGGTTGCGCGAAGTGAGCAATCCGTCCGCCATCTTTTTAAGCCGTGGCGATGAGGTCACTTCCGGCAGTTCAGTGATGGTCGTCTGGGAAGGCACGCGACCGTTGCTGGTGGAGATTCAGGCGCTGGTCGATCACTCGATGATGGCGAACCCCAGACGCGTGGCGGTCGGTCTGGAACAAAACCGTCTGGCAATCCTGCTGGCGGTGCTGCACCGACACGGCGGTCTGCAAATGTCGGATCAGGACGTCTTCGTTAACGTGGTCGGCGGCGTGAAAGTCACCGAAACCAGCGCGGATCTGGCTTTACTGCTGGCGATGGTCTCCAGCCTGCGTGACAGGCCGTTGCCGCAGGATCTGGTGGTGTTTGGCGAAGTGGGGCTGGCAGGCGAGATTCGTCCGGTGCCGAGCGGGCAGGAGCGTATTTCCGAGGCGGCGAAACACGGCTTTCGTCGGGCGATTGTGCCTGCCGCCAACGTACCGAAAAAGCCGCCGGAAGGAATGCTGGTGTTCGGTGTTAAAAAGCTCGCAGATGCGTTAAGCGTGTTTGACGACTTATAA
- the lplA gene encoding lipoate-protein ligase A (similar to E. coli lipoate-protein ligase A (AAC77339.1); Blastp hit to AAC77339.1 (338 aa), 93% identity in aa 1 - 338), whose product MTTLRLLISDSYDPWFNLAVEECIFRQMPATQRVLFLWRNADTVVIGRAQNPWKECNTRRMEEDNVRLARRSSGGGAVFHDLGNTCFTFMAGKPEYDKTISTHIVLAALNSLGVMADASGRNDLVVKTPDGDRKVSGSAYRETKDRGFHHGTLLLNADLSRLANYLNPDKKKLAAKGITSVRSRVANLTELLPGITHEQVCQAVTEAFFAHYGERVDAEVISPDKTPDLPNFAETFARQSSWEWNFGQAPAFSHLLDERFTWGGVELHFDVEKGVITRAQAFTDSLNPAPLEALAERLQGCLYRADKLQETCEALLVDFPEQEKELRELSAWIAEAVR is encoded by the coding sequence ATGACAACATTACGCCTGCTTATTTCTGACTCTTACGATCCCTGGTTTAACCTGGCGGTCGAGGAGTGCATTTTCCGCCAGATGCCCGCCACCCAGCGCGTGCTGTTCCTGTGGCGCAACGCGGATACGGTGGTCATTGGACGCGCGCAAAACCCGTGGAAAGAGTGTAATACGCGGCGTATGGAAGAAGATAATGTCCGTCTGGCCCGCCGTAGCAGCGGCGGCGGCGCGGTATTCCATGACCTCGGTAATACCTGCTTTACCTTTATGGCTGGTAAACCGGAATACGATAAAACCATCTCCACCCATATTGTGCTCGCGGCGCTGAATTCGCTGGGGGTCATGGCCGATGCTTCGGGACGCAACGATCTGGTCGTAAAAACGCCGGACGGCGATCGCAAAGTCTCCGGTTCAGCCTATCGCGAAACCAAAGATCGCGGCTTCCATCACGGTACGCTGCTGCTGAATGCAGACCTCAGCCGTCTGGCAAACTATCTGAATCCCGATAAAAAGAAACTTGCGGCGAAAGGAATCACCTCCGTTCGCTCCCGCGTGGCCAATCTTACCGAGCTATTACCGGGTATCACCCATGAACAGGTCTGCCAGGCGGTCACGGAAGCCTTTTTCGCCCATTACGGCGAACGCGTCGACGCGGAAGTGATTTCACCGGATAAAACGCCGGATCTGCCGAATTTTGCCGAAACCTTTGCGCGCCAGAGCAGTTGGGAGTGGAATTTCGGCCAGGCACCAGCGTTCAGCCATCTGCTGGACGAGCGTTTCACCTGGGGCGGCGTCGAGCTGCATTTTGACGTCGAGAAAGGTGTGATTACCCGCGCACAGGCATTTACCGATAGCCTGAACCCGGCACCGCTGGAAGCGCTGGCCGAGCGGCTGCAAGGGTGTTTGTACCGCGCGGATAAACTACAGGAAACGTGCGAGGCGCTACTGGTTGATTTCCCGGAGCAGGAAAAAGAACTGCGGGAACTGTCGGCGTGGATTGCAGAAGCTGTGCGCTAA
- the nadR gene encoding trifunctional protein (contains regulator of nadAB transcription activity, regulator of PnuC activity, and NMN adenylyltransferase activity; transcriptional regulator NDAR. (SW:NADR_SALTY)) — protein MSSFDYLKTAIKQQGCTLQQVADASGMTKGYLSQLLNAKIKSPSAQKLEALHRFLGLEFPRRQKNIGVVFGKFYPLHTGHIYLIQRACSQVDELHIIMGYDDTRDRGLFEDSAMSQQPTVSDRLRWLLQTFKYQKNIRIHAFNEEGMEPYPHGWDVWSNGIKAFMAEKGIQPSWIYTSEEADAPQYLEHLGIETVLVDPERTFMNISGAQIRENPFRYWEYIPTEVKPFFVRTVAILGGESSGKSTLVNKLANIFNTTSAWEYGRDYVFSHLGGDEMALQYSDYDKIALGHAQYIDFAVKYANKVAFIDTDFVTTQAFCKKYEGREHPFVQALIDEYRFDLVILLENNTPWVADGLRSLGSSVDRKAFQNLLVEMLKENNIEFVHVKEADYDGRFLRCVELVKEMMGEQG, from the coding sequence GTGTCATCGTTCGACTATCTCAAAACCGCGATTAAGCAGCAAGGTTGCACTCTGCAACAGGTGGCTGACGCCAGCGGTATGACCAAGGGATATCTGAGTCAGTTACTTAACGCCAAAATCAAAAGCCCCAGCGCGCAAAAACTGGAGGCGCTACACCGTTTTCTCGGGCTGGAGTTTCCCCGCCGACAGAAAAACATTGGCGTGGTGTTCGGTAAATTTTATCCATTGCATACCGGACACATCTACTTGATCCAGCGCGCCTGTAGCCAGGTGGATGAGTTGCACATCATTATGGGATATGACGATACGCGCGACCGCGGGCTGTTTGAGGATAGCGCCATGTCGCAGCAGCCCACCGTGTCGGATCGCCTGCGCTGGTTATTGCAAACCTTCAAATACCAAAAAAATATTCGCATCCACGCCTTTAATGAAGAGGGGATGGAGCCTTATCCGCATGGCTGGGACGTCTGGAGCAACGGCATTAAAGCGTTTATGGCAGAGAAGGGAATACAGCCGAGCTGGATCTACACTTCCGAAGAGGCTGATGCGCCGCAGTATCTTGAGCATTTAGGGATTGAGACGGTGCTGGTCGATCCTGAACGCACGTTTATGAATATCAGTGGGGCGCAAATCCGCGAAAATCCGTTTCGTTACTGGGAATATATTCCTACCGAAGTGAAGCCGTTTTTCGTGCGTACCGTCGCGATTCTGGGCGGGGAATCAAGCGGCAAGTCTACGCTGGTCAATAAGCTCGCCAATATTTTTAATACCACCAGCGCCTGGGAATATGGCCGCGACTATGTCTTTTCGCATCTGGGCGGCGATGAGATGGCGTTACAGTATTCCGACTACGATAAAATTGCGCTGGGCCATGCGCAATATATTGATTTCGCAGTGAAATATGCGAATAAAGTGGCGTTTATCGATACCGATTTCGTCACCACCCAGGCATTTTGCAAAAAATACGAAGGACGCGAGCATCCCTTTGTCCAGGCGCTGATCGACGAGTATCGCTTCGACCTGGTGATTTTGCTGGAGAATAATACGCCGTGGGTAGCTGACGGACTGCGAAGCCTGGGCAGTTCAGTGGATCGCAAAGCGTTCCAGAACCTGCTGGTCGAGATGCTGAAAGAGAACAACATTGAGTTCGTTCACGTTAAAGAGGCTGATTACGATGGTCGCTTTTTGCGCTGTGTGGAACTGGTGAAAGAGATGATGGGCGAGCAGGGATAA
- the smp gene encoding membrane protein (transcribed divergently from serB; similar to E. coli orf, hypothetical protein (AAC77340.1); Blastp hit to AAC77340.1 (214 aa), 90% identity in aa 1 - 214), producing MARAKLKFRLHRAVIVLFCLTLLVALMQGASWFSQNHQRQRNPQLEELARTLARQVTLNIAPLMRSETPDENRINAVLRQLTQESRILDAGVYDEQGDLITRAGESVNVRDRLALDGKKAGSYFNQQIVEPIQGKNGPLGYLRLTLDTHTLATEAKQVDNTTNILRLMLLLSLAIGVVLTRTLLQGKRTRWQQSPFLLTASKPVPEEEEREEKE from the coding sequence ATGGCTCGCGCAAAACTGAAATTTCGGCTGCATCGTGCAGTCATTGTATTGTTCTGTCTCACACTGCTCGTCGCGCTTATGCAGGGCGCGTCCTGGTTTAGTCAAAACCACCAGCGACAGCGCAACCCGCAGCTGGAAGAGCTGGCCCGCACGCTGGCGCGCCAGGTGACGCTCAACATCGCCCCGCTGATGCGCAGCGAAACACCGGATGAAAATCGCATCAACGCCGTGCTGCGTCAGCTCACGCAAGAGAGCCGTATTCTGGATGCCGGCGTCTATGATGAACAGGGCGATCTTATTACTCGCGCTGGCGAAAGCGTCAATGTGCGCGACAGGCTGGCGCTGGATGGCAAAAAAGCGGGCAGCTATTTTAACCAACAAATTGTCGAGCCTATCCAGGGGAAAAACGGCCCATTGGGCTACCTGCGTCTAACGCTGGATACCCACACGCTGGCCACCGAAGCAAAGCAGGTCGATAACACCACCAACATTCTACGCCTGATGCTGCTACTCTCGCTGGCGATAGGCGTGGTGCTGACGCGCACCTTGCTACAAGGTAAACGCACCCGCTGGCAGCAGTCGCCCTTCCTGCTAACGGCCAGCAAGCCTGTTCCGGAAGAGGAAGAGCGTGAGGAAAAAGAGTAA